A window of Apium graveolens cultivar Ventura chromosome 8, ASM990537v1, whole genome shotgun sequence contains these coding sequences:
- the LOC141678795 gene encoding uncharacterized protein LOC141678795, which translates to MENMSFSFIAKELVIWISLILLIVSLVSASADREKGRIGECFGKCADLGIDCDELCRDSGFHGGVSAIRVDGTVGECFVDCKGLGMDCNKACTDSGFPAGACIFGKCCCLKS; encoded by the exons ATGGAGAACATGAGTTTTTCTTTCATTGCCAAGGAACTTGTGATATGGATTTCACTTATTTTGCTCATCGTCTCGCTTG tTTCTGCATCGGCGGATAGAGAGAAAGGGAGAATTGGAGAATGTTTTGGAAAATGCGCGGACTTGGGGATTGATTGCGACGAGTTGTGCAGGGACTCGGGATTTCACGGTGGAG TGTCTGCGATTAGAGTAGACGGAACTGTTGGAGAATGTTTTGTAGACTGCAAGGGCTTGGGGATGGACTGCAATAAGGCATGCACAGACTCAGGGTTTCCTGCAGGAGCTTGCATTTTCGGGAAATGTTGCTGTCTTAAGTCCTAA
- the LOC141680893 gene encoding uncharacterized protein LOC141680893 — MEFCGWIEEVLNGRYNNQRAEVVILCWAIWRARNELSWHKKASTVNIIVAGAKEYLTQCKEAQVRSFKAPFQPLAEGDGAISWAKPQHNTVKVAADATFEEHDAYGIGLVARDSEGWLIEPKSKRFQGKVRAELVEAMAI, encoded by the coding sequence ATGGAATTCTGTGGGTGGATTGAAGAAGTGCTAAATGGAAGATATAATAACCAACGAGCTGAGGTTGTCATATTATGCTGGGCAATATGGCGAGCTAGAAACGAGCTATCCTGGCACAAAAAAGCATCAACGGTTAACATAATAGTTGCTGGAGCCAAAGAGTACCTTACACAATGTAAAGAAGCTCAAGTTAGGTCATTCAAGGCCCCTTTCCAGCCTCTGGCGGAAGGAGATGGTGCGATTTCTTGGGCAAAACCTCAACATAACACAGTTAAAGTCGCAGCAGATGCTACGTTTGAGGAGCATGATGCTTACGGTATTGGGCTGGTAGCTAGAGATTCAGAAGGATGGTTAATCGAGCCTAAGTCGAAGAGGTTTCAAGGGAAGGTGAGGGCAGAATTAGTCGAGGCCATGGCTATTTAG
- the LOC141677819 gene encoding heat stress transcription factor A-5, with translation MDGAAATGGAGPAPFLLKTYDMIEDRSTDEIVSWSSSRNSFVVWNPPEFARLLLPTYFKHNNFSSFIRQLNTYGFRKIDPERWEFANEDFVQDQKHLLKNIHRRKPIHSHSNPPSSTVDPERAAFEEEIDKISREKATLETNLLRIKQQQPTAKHQLDEWTQRIGGMEQRQEKLLAFLEKVVQNPDFVEHLARKLESIDISAYNKKRRLPHIEDPQILREDSFIDNHSFSRPEFGNIFHQDFSNKLTLELSPAVSDINLVSRSTQSSSEDGGSPQRVFEGGIKDALMRSSGTIYAPETLELSDTGTSFTFNMDSSLSQKGGSGISQKLQSLQQCLSSSEEGEGHISCQLNLTLASSSLHANKSQYPARFSQDGGKSLESKSFASGNEVEFRVPEKSKNYSSDEANPSSLHDTATKNQEPGNPPPRVNDVFWEQFLTERPGTSETEQASPSARPNLHDEQEGRRSENQISRSTVERLTL, from the exons ATGGACGGAGCTGCAGCCACCGGCGGCGCCGGCCCGGCGCCGTTCTTGCTAAAAACATACGACATGATTGAAGATAGATCAACGGATGAGATTGTTTCATGGAGTTCATCAAGAAACAGCTTTGTTGTGTGGAACCCACCTGAGTTTGCTCGTTTGTTGCTTCCTACTTACTTCAAGCACAACAATTTCTCCAGTTTTATCAGGCAGCTTAACACTTAT GGCTTCCGGAAGATTGATCCTGAAAGGTGGGAATTTGCTAATGAGGATTTTGTGCAAGACCAGAAGCATCTTTTGAAGAACATTCATCGGAGAAAACCCATTCACAGTCATAGTAATCCACCAAGTTCTACTGTTGATCCAGAAAGAGCTGCTTTTGAGGAAGAAATTGACAAAATATCACGTGAGAAGGCTACACTTGAAACCAATCTGCTAAGAATCAAGCAGCAGCAGCCTACTGCTAAGCATCAGCTGGATGAGTGGACTCAACGAATAGGTGGTATGGAGCAGAGGCAAGAGAAGTTGCTAGCATTTCTTGAAAAAGTAGTTCAGAATCCAGACTTCGTCGAACATCTGGCACGTAAACTAGAATCCATTGATATATCAGCATATAACAAGAAAAGGCGGCTACCTCATATTGAAGATCCCCAAATTTTACGTGAAGATAGCTTCATTGACAACCATAGCTTCTCTAGACCTGAGTTTGGGAATATATTTCACCAAGATTTTTCAAATAAGCTCACACTAGAGCTATCACCAGCTGTTTCAGATATCAACTTGGTGTCACGTAGCACACAGAGTTCCAGCGAAGATGGTGGAAGTCCGCAAAGGGTATTTGAAGGAGGCATAAAGGATGCCCTCATGAGATCAAGTGGTACTATATATGCTCCTGAGACATTAGAGCTTTCTGATACGGGTACATCTTTTACGTTTAATATGGATTCGTCTCTTTCCCAGAAGGGAGGATCGGGTATCAGCCAAAAGTTGCAATCGTTGCAGCAATGTTTAAGTTCTAGCGAGGAAGGTGAAGGTCATATCTCCTGCCAGTTGAATCTTACTTTGGCATCTTCTTCCTTGCATGCGAACAAAAGTCAATATCCAGCTCGGTTTTCCCAGGACGGTGGAAAATCTTTAGAGTCAAAATCTTTTGCTAGCGGTAATGAGGTTGAGTTTAGAGTTCCTGAAAAGAGCAAAAATTATTCTAGCGATGAAGCAAATCCGTCTTCCTTACATGACACGGCAACTAAAAACCAAGAACCAGGAAACCCGCCTCCCAGGGTAAATGATGTTTTCTGGGAACAGTTCCTTACAGAAAGACCTGGTACTTCAGAGACTGAACAAGCAAGCCCCTCTGCCAGGCCAAACCTCCACGACGAGCAAGAAGGTAGAAGATCAGAAAATCAGATCTCCAGAAGTACTGTGGAGCGTCTTACTCTTTGA